CTTTCTTAGCAATACTGTAGATACAGAATGAGTTTATTTCCACTATGACACACTACAGTGGTATAAAATTGTCATATCTGATACTAATCTAAGTTCTCAGTGCCCCACCTCTATTGGTTTTGGTCATTGTTGGCCTGACATGTTGTAGTTTGATCCTGACTTTAGCAACAATTTGTCAGACAAGGAGGAGATCTCATGCTGTTTTCTTGTTCTATCAAAGACAGATGGCCCAAATGTCACACTTTCACATGTTcacatataaataaatcaatttataaataaataaataaatactgggggtttagaaaaagaaagagacaaaagtgtgtgtgtgtgtgtatttagggGTAGTCGGTGGTGCGAGGGGGTTCAGTTGAGCGCTACACCAGATGTGAGAATGACTTTTGCAATATGTCATCTAAACAGCAAACTGCAGGGGATTTACTTGCACTAACTTGATGCACATAAGTGCTGGAAAGTCCAAATTACAGCTAACTTCTTGAAAATCTCAAACGGATTCGAAGACCAGCTGAGGGGAAACATCATTCATTGCAGGAAACTGGCATGTGGTTTTCCCCCATGGCCTCTGAGACATTAGTCTAACACATGTTATACCTAAATGCAAAATCACGCTGAAAAGTGGCAGTTCACCCCCTTTCAGTGGTATCTGAGGTCACACTGAAGAATGGCGATGCAGCGGTTTAGCAGTACGAGTTCTGCCTGTTGTGAAATGCAGCAGATAAGACAACAAACATGAGATGGGTCAAGTCAGATTATGTCGCTTGGAGGTTGCACCTGAAGATTCTTTTGTCCTGCGTTAtcgtttttttttctctctagtGGAACTCTTATGTAGTGACAGTacaactcatacacacacacacagactagtCACACGGGTCCTAACTGGAGCAGTCCCATCCAGCCTGAGGGCCACTGACACACTTTTACAGAATGAAATGAcccctctgtcactctctcctcttctttctctctctattccATCTCCCTTTTATTAAAAAAGGacacacattttattaatgTCCTGTTCTGAGTTGCTATTTTAgataattaaagtatttttCTCATGTGCATTCATGTAACACTGTCATGTTTGGATTTGtgaatgtctgcatgtgtaaGAAATTGCCAGTGTAACAGAAAAACTTTGCCATAACAACagctgatgtgtgtatgtgtgctgggCGTGACGACCTTATTCTTGACATTGCACAATAATGCTGCAAATGAAGCACAGCACAAACATGCTGCAGCCGCAGTCTGACATGCCAACTCTCCCCAGCATGGCTTAGCATATCaaaaaaagacagtaaacaTTTAGATACTTTCAAATATGAATTTCAGTAATTTTCTGTTGTATAGTCCCGTGTGGTAAACTCAGCCCTTTTAAGTGGAACAGCAGGCCAAACCACAGCACAAATAATTATTTGCATACACAGGTTTTGACCCAGGACTGGTTCCTCAGTGAATCCAGCCTGTTATAATAGCTGATAATAAATGGTTTCTTCTTCACCTGCCTGTGCTGAAGCTTCCTGTGTTGATGATATATATGTGGCCCAGTGGGGTGGAGATGACAATGAAGGTGTGGAGGAAGTCaaatgcaggtgtgtgtgtttgtgtgtgtgtgcacacatatgtGCAATATGAAGTCTGGTTTAGTCACTGTAGACCTTTTTAGCACTGGCCttagcagaaaaataaacactcagAAAAATAAAGGTGCTAAAAATGGTTCTTCGGAGTGATGAACCATTTTTAGTTCCACAAAGAACGTTTTAGCAAGTGGTTCTTTAAATAGCCATCTCTGCAAATGGTCCTTTAACGCACCCCCTGGGGtgctttaactgtgtgtgtgtgtgtacgtgtgactgtgcatgtgtgtgtgcatgctgtcCCATGTGGGTGCTGACAGACCGGCAGGTAAACAGGCAGGTTGGTCTCTGATCTCACCTGTTGGTGCAGACACAGCAGCGCCTGCAGGGCTTCTGCGGTGGAAACATGTTCTTTATGTGATGCTGGAAAAGCCAGGTcagctcttctcttctcttctcttctcttctcttctctcacctTTTCTCCTTCATTCGttaccctctcctctcccaggTGCAGAGAAGGGGTGGGCATGAGGGGAGGAAGAACGCCTCAGGgcaacagcagcacaggtgggctggggggtggggggtgacgacagtgtgtgtgtgagtgtgtgtgtgacaggaagATTTTGTGTGTGCTCCAGCTTCATAAAGAGGTGCTTTGGAGAGAAAGGAATGTTACACATCCAGATTATAACAGACCACCCCTATAAACAAGAAGGAAGTCAGTTTAACCTgtgagtcaaacacacacacacaaccacagcagCCTTCTACTATGTGCTCTGAAATGATGTGAGCACCTTACtgattcatgtttcatgttACATTGTCCAGAGGAAGTCTATGAATTATACTCTGtaatttatataatattttctCTTGGTTTAAGGTCAAGCTGCTTTATTTAGCCTTTGCCACCTGACCTGTGTTTTATAGAGTGCCATCTATTCACACAGAGGAAGGGGGGGACCTCAGGAAGTTGACGTGCTAATGTAAAACAACTAAAGCCTGTAAATGTTGTTTAATAGAATGATTAATAGTTAAATTAATCAGCATTTAGTAATTTAAGTATACTCACAAGAAGTACTTAAGTGGCTACAGAGAAGTTAGCAGTGggttaaaatgtattttctgtccAAAAATGTACTGGGCATGTACATCATTACTGCAGGATATAAAGTTTCACTCAGCATGTTGGAcctttaaaaaatagaaaatgttccTTTGTGcatatttggtcataaattaagctatgtatttttacataatatgtgttttttccccaaaaatCCCACTTAATTTCCTTGATGTCGTTCACGGTCATTCTGAAAGTAGACTGTAtggtatgtgtgtttatgtgtgtgggtgATTTGATAAAAAACTACTCAGAAAAGTAATGACACAACAGCCTGGAATATTTAACAATATATATTTCCATTGTCAATGTACATTCCATTTCGACATAAGCTTTCTTCACAAACAAAAAGTTGGCATCTAAATAAATACTATATAAAATAgaacttcaaaataaatatatctaTAAAGGGAACCTTTTAtatgagagattttttttctttttgttatatctaaacaaaacaaaagcacagatCTCGTTTCTTAATCCCCAACATTGACATTGCAAAGGCATAAAGGAATGGAGTAGCATCAACCCAGCTGTATGagacttttcctcttgtttggggtagaaaataataattaaaaacatgatcCGAGCCCGTAAATGAGCAACGCAAAGGGGTATGAGTGTGTAAAAATCACAGCATTGTagcaaaggaaaagaaagagaaggttTTAATCACTGAATTGTCGTTGTTGGTGATTATTCCACACCTTGAACAGGCTAGCGAGCACATGTGAAAGTGTAAAGCTAACGtgaagtgaaaaacatttctcttgcactgacagagcagaggaattaaagaaagaaaggcatCAACTGTCGAAAAAAGAGGTCCACTGGTTGAGAAAGATGGCACTGAACACAACTCAAGAGGAAAAAcggggagaaagggagagaaagagagacagacttgtctttctctcccatCTCTGTGGTATGACAAGTTTATGcgcagcagctgtgtttgtcaATCAAGGCCAGGGGTGTTTGTTGGACAATTTctcagagaggaaggagggaagaagaaggggggtgggggtgggggggtaagaaaaagaggggagagagctGAGACACTGAGCAGTAACAGCAGGAAATGGGTTGATCCGGATAGGGGTAGATTGTGTTCCCTGTGTGGATTCAATGAGTCCACAGTCTTTAGGACTCTGAGAGGAACCAGGGAATTAGCTTAGCCTCTCGACTGCTAATGAGCCATGGATAGCATAAACAGCAggagtttttttcctctttttttattgccGGGCACACTTTTTCTAATTCAAGTGCTAGTAATAGAAAGACCTGTCATTTTTGTTACCCCTTCCCAAACCTTCCTCTTCGCCACCCTCCCTCTCACAACCTCAAAACACCTTTATCTTACCCTCAAAATATATATCTAATATATTCTCTATATATTTTGTACTGAATTGTAGTTATAATGTACCATGCAATCTTTCAAGGACATTTAAAAGTCTCTTCTAAAGAACACAAATGTTGTGAAACTATTTACAGCAAATAACATTTCACCTGCATAGCTCTATTACTAAATATATTGTCaaaacatttgtgatttttgctgCCCACCTACACCTACCAGGCCTTTGCCCAGTCATACAAACATTCTCAGTTTTGGCACCTTTCTCTCAGACTGAATTGCTAGGTTTTGAAAATATTGCCTCATACATTCAAGACTAaggacagtgtgtttttttctttcctttttttcctgtgtgataTCGGCTTTGTGCAACAAGACAAATACAGGTATGAGCAAAGTTTGGCACCCTAATGAAAGTTAAGGGTCCAACATGAAAGAGAGGTGTGTGTTACAGAGCAACAAAGACAATATGCCtttatgccaaaaaaaaaaaggccatcTGTATTAAAGGGCAGCATGCCTTTAAGAACCAACTGCCGTCAACTCCCATTTGGCAAGAGTGCATAACAACTGTGATCACTCAGACAGCAAAAACATGCTACTGTATGCTAGCTTCCTTTGGCAAAGTCCTAAGAATGTCATGCAAGCCACAAAAATAGACTTTAAGAATAAAAGATAGACTATCTGACTAACACAGCTATGCAGCATAATGATTAGAATTTAATGAAGACACTGTGTATGTAGAGGTGGTGGTGGTCGGATGGATAGGGGTGGGGGTCGTGGGCTAAATGTAGTGCACGCCAATGTAATGTGAGATAGCTGAGGTGGTTAATACTGTGCTTTAGTACGTCCTTTAAGGGGTTTGCGTCTTCCTAAAAAGGTTGTGCAAGTGGCAGGTTTGATTTTAGACAAAGGCTGACtagatacaaacacaacaacgaCTTTGCTATgccttctctccccctcttcacTCCCTATCACTTGCATCCCCTCTCCTCCTGAAAACATGATTTTCTGGCCAGTTTGTCTCGCTTAGCTTActcattttaaattattcactATTGCCTTTTTGCCCCTAAATGTTTCTTTGCTGTCTTGTGCAAAGAGGAAGCAGACCAGGCTCTTAGGCAGTTTAGAAATCAACATGCTGTAGGCCAGGTTCTAGAGAGGATTACTGTGACAGTCCCTGAGAAGGTTGGgtgtactttaaaaaaaaaacacatttctctacgACACATCGACTTCTAGCACGGTGGGTAACCATTACACTAGAGCATGCAGGTCATGACATGCATTACCTCCGAGGTGATTGGTGAATGGCATTCAAAATCGTTTAGAATGTCTGGGCTTCACTGTCCCAAAAATAGGaaacacactgttaaaaatGATTATCTCTCTCACTTGCAGTACAACTGCCTGCACACAATACAGAGTGAGAATTGTGGGAAATTACTATTATTTTAAAGTcttaaaggttttgtttttacacctCCTCTGTGGAGATAAAAAACTTGGAGATAAAATGTTAGCAATATCGAGCCAGCATCTTTAAGGTATAAGAGGAAAAATGGCGACACTAAGAGATGGTGATCATCATTAtagcagagagagtgagtgagtaagTGGTGGTTTCACTCTTGCAGTGGCCTATAATAAAGCCACAGTATAGGTAATCACTTGTTTTGTTCAGACTGGGGACTGTGCTTTTGGGGGTGGTAAGGGTTGTACAGATATTTATCTCCATCATCATATAACTTCTATGTTATCCAAGGATCAGCAAACCAGCTTCTGATTAGTTACCGTTACAAAATTAGCTGAGAgatacagagcagcagagaggtaCAATGACTTTGTGTCTTCAGCCatcttcacacacaccacaaacaccagTCCCACAATCTAGTCTCTTCTTCTTGTGTCActcttacaaaacaaaaaaacaaaacaacaacaaaaaaccatcTCAGAGGGCCCGTTAGCTATTCCTTCAAGCCAACTCTCTCAGATCAGGCCCGTTTTGTTCACCACCCTATCAGACATAGGTCAAAAAGCCATTTAAGTACCTTTGATTTACATAAGTCATCTTCCAGCAGATTAATGGGGTAGTTTAAGGGGTTGGTGTTGGATTGTCCTATCCATAGAGAGCAAGCAAGTACTGTGTAGACCTGTCCATTTTTTAGCAAGGCTACTGCCAGCCAATTTGGTCCAGTATCATGACGCCTGCTGTTGCTTCTCTAGCTTTCCAACTTTTGCTTCCACACCTCCGTTTTTACACACAGGGACACTCAAGCCACCCTGCAAGTTCTTGCAGCGGCAGCCAGGCCTGCTAACATTGTCGTAACACTTCTGTCCCAGTTTGGCCAGGCCCATGGCTGGCAGATAGCAGACCAGGCAAGGCAGGACAAGGGAAAGGGCGGCCATGAAGGACCAGCGCGCGCAGCAGTTGGCCTGGGAGCACGAGCATGGCTTGTCGGCGCAGGAACCCTCgtcatcctcatcctcagtaCAGTGGTAGAAGATCCCTTTGACCAGGCACATGCAGGTGGCTGTATCCACCAGGCTCTGAGCAGAGCACAGGCACTCCTGGTTGCAGACCCAGCAAGAGGGTAGGGTTCTGGGGAGCGTACACTCCGTGCAGCGGCACTTCCCGCAGTGCTCGCAGAGAAGGAGGTGCTTCTTCTCGGCCGGGGAGGAAGGGATCAGCACCAACCCCTGCTGACCACCAGTGGAGCACACGCCTCCTGCAGGAACCTTTGCAGACTTGAGGTCCAGTgatttggaggaggaggagcaggaggaagcagaggaagaggaggtgaggaCCTTAGATTCAGAGGAAGTGAAACAGCCTGGAGTTCGAGTAGTGACTGTGTTGAAGGGGCCCTGGTGGGGGTGCAGGTTTGGGTTGTGGTCCACTGTTGGGGTGGGTGCAGCATGGTCCAACAGCCTCTGGTCAGatgaggtgctgctgctgctgctgatagaGCTGGGCCTCCCACTGAAGGAAATCCAAGGGTGGGTGGTGGTGTCCTGGTGAGGGTGAGGCTCGCACCTgccctgctggtggtgctggtgttGGTGATTGTGGTGATGGTTGTGGTTTGCCCCCAGGAAGGCCTCCTGATTCTGACCAAGCCAGGTGATTCTTCGGTTTACAGACTTCTGGCTCGGGGGCTGCTGGGAGACGACAGCTGGGCTGTCTATGTAGTCATTCTCCACATGTGAGGACTTTATCTGATCGATGGGGTAGATGGTGAGGGGGTGCTGTAGGCGGCCATAGGGCACTCGACTGTCCAGCAGGGGCTGGGATATGAGGGAAGAGGACACGCCGGGGATGTGGTGGGGAACCCTGGACTCCATGTGTAGGCTGGTGCCTCGCACGTCTTCACTCTAAAGCAGCATTTAGCAAAACTGCAAAGACAGATACAAAAGAGACAGTTATTACTTGCTgtatctgctgctgttctcaCACTTTTACCCATTTGACCCTCTGTTTTCTAAAGGCCTTATCTTAAACAGTAGtgacaatgaaaaataacactGTCCAAAGAATGACAGCCAAGGTAGCTATAAAGGACAGAGTGCAAGTACATAAACACATTGCCTTCCTTAATTTGTCTTTAACCAAACCAGGGCAGGTTGAGGTTGAAGCCGTCAGTTTACTTGACATgatgtgagaggaaaaacatcaacatatgCTGACGTATATTGGTGGGTCatgtttcctgctgcttttgCATTACCGCTGTTGATACCTAAACCCTGCTTCATCTCATGACTGAGCTACTAAAACTACTCTCCACGTTTGAAAATTTTCTATATGACTGTAATAGATCATACAGTGACTATCCAAGAGCTAAAGGGATCACTCAATTTCAGATCAACACATCAGACAGCATGTAAAACTAACATATATTACAAACAGTTTCTTTCATTCAAGACAATGATTAAATCTTAAGAACCAAAGCATTTCAGTCTCTCAATAGAAATCTTTTTTCCAGGCCGGATCTCTGCAGTAATCTGAGTGTAGAGTTTCCAAACGATCTTGATTTTTAGACTGAATACCAACAGGGTTTCAAACCTCCTCCATTCTAACTTTGACATTAGAACAATAGAACTTGGGCTCTCATCGCCTCCCTTCCAAAGAGCAGGGAGCACTGGAGAGCAGGGCTTGCATGCAAAAGACTCAAAGATGCAAAACAAGgcagagcaaagagaggagagggctgCCTGAAAAGGGActtcaacaaagacaaaacgAATGCAAGAGGCAAAGGAAATGAGTTCTTTGTATAGGATCACAGCAAAGTGAGAGTTATTAACAAATACCAAGTAATGTAATTTTAGTGTAGTTTAGTTAGCAAATTTCTCTCTCAATATAAGTTAATCAGAGTAACAGACCAGTCTTGGAATTTGTGAATGGAATGAATGTGAACTGCagttttttgtgaatgaaagcTGCAGGCTGCACTCTACGTTGCAAGCATGGATCAATGCGTCCCAGTCATGATGAGCCTGAATGAAATCGGTTTCATCCATTTCATCAATGAGCGCTCGGCAGCAGGCAAAGGACCTAACCTACTTTACGGTAAACAAAAAGGTGATTGAAGACAAACGCCGCAGCACAGGCAACATTTCAACTGACCCATATCTGCGGTGTTTAGTTACCTCATTGCCAAATATACCCCAACGAAACCCAGTTTGTTCAGACGATCGGATGCATGGTGTTTCTGACTATTATTTCAAGGCAATGTGAATTTTCCTAGGAACCTCATAGCTGTCGTGTTGTGGCTCATCAACACATATTAACCTGCTTATTGGTCATCTATTTCATCTCAAAATGACTCAACGGCAATGCTTTTCTTGACCGTCAGCTCGTGTTATTCTCCTTTTCCTCGGATTTCGCTAAAGCCTGGTGGTTGAGAAACCTGTTGCGACATTGCTGGCACCGACAGAGGGGCTTGTGATCGTCAAATCTAGACCATTATGAGCTCCAAGCCGGAACTGTGCGTGTGCGAGCGCGTGTGTGCGTCCCTCCCTTCAATATGTGAATGAACTGAGTCATAAAAAAACGGAGGCGGCCGCTCGGCATACTCAAATAGCATGTTTATATAGGCATTGTAACCACGTATTCAACACCTCGGTCCTAATATCTGTAAATTGACCAAAGTGTAACCTTGATAATGAGAATGGTACACCGTGTGCCAGTACCGGACAGACGACTGTCGGGTAGTTTTAATCGTCGGCATTTAAGTGCGTAGTTTGATGCGTAAACCTGGATGTTATCGTTCGTGGCAACTAAAAGACaatcagattaaaaaacaaaatttgacattttagaggAAGTGCAACGGAATGAGATGAAAGTGCTTGGGATTAATAGCAAAAACACCTGACACAACCTACATGGCGTGCCAACCAGGCGGTCGCTGCAGAGCGAGAACGACACACGCAAACGAACCGCCCGAGATAAAACATGTAAAGGCTTCAGGACGGAGATATATTAGACAGAAATTGAAGTATGTTCATATTCCGCTGCCTTTATTATGACAGTGGCTTTCAAAGAAGCTACAAACGGCGTCGCGATAGATGTCGAAATCCATATTCGCTGTCAAAAAAGCGGCATTTCGAACAAGTTACACTTTAAAACACGACACcgttttcccttctctctctctgcgctCTCAACCCTGCTTTTGCTACAAAATGGGTGGTTAAATATTGACTTTGTGTGCAAACACGGGGTCGGGGGGAAACAGCTTGTTACAAAATAGAATTTGCAAGAGCGTTTTTTCGTGCCTGCGATCCAGCGgctcggggggggggggggtgttgagAGGGGGCAGTTGAGCGTAGGCAGTAAGAGAGGTTTAAGAGGATCTGTCGGTCCGTGCAGGCGCACCACACACAAGTTACAAACATTTTAACGACGAGAAAACAGCAAAGAGCAGATCACTTACTGTGGTTTCAGAGTAAAATTCTCATCTCTTCGTTGCGCACGACGTTTGCGCGCTGGATATATAGTCCAGTCCGAGCAAGCGAGTagctccaaaaacaaaaaattgttGAGTAAAGATTAAGTCCAGATATTAGGAAATAATATGAGCAAGGTGGGCGAAAGGAGAGCGAGCCTCCAGCACTAATCTCCACTCGCTGGTGCGTAAAAGGCGACTGCGGTTGTGGACGCAGAGCTTTGGGTATGATGTTGCAACCACCGAGGGGGAGGGAAGTGAGTTTTTATGAATGGGAGGgtagaggaaaggaaagggacGGCACTGCGCAGATGcctcgcccccccccccccccttttttttgtgAATGGGAGGGCAGAGCGACTCGGGAGGGCTGAAATGCGGAggttacatttttatgaatggGGAGGACTCAGAATGGCATTGCGCAGGCGCGATGCCGAGATTTTTATGAATGGGAAGGAATGGCGAATGAgacgtgtgtgtgagagaaagagcgagagagagatggggggtgggtgggggttgaGGGAATGAAGAGGTGGGGGCTTTTATTGGTCACAAGGGCAATGTCAGGTCTGATTTACATAAAGAGTCGGCTCATCGGCTGTGGTGCCACTCTCGCTTTATTTTAGCCCgttaatttatttatctatgCAGCTCGCGCTTCCTGCTAAAAGAGACGTGATTATGGTATTGTGTAATAGATGAGAGAGCGAGCGAGATGTGAGTGGGCTAAATCtgcaattaattaattattttttttcaccagtATTCTTCTGATTCTGATGAATTGGTGCCAAAGTGTCtaatgaaaaacatgaagagGCAGTCATGGCCTGTTTTCTAGAAAACAAAACACCCCAGCTAAAGCCACGAATCTGAAAGGATACGATACCAGCGGGTTCAATAAATGAAAGACAGTGGAAGTCTGAGgcttattttttcattataatCAGTGTATTCTCTGGGCTATCAAGATGTCAGAGAATCTTTCAGATCACATGCCTCAGCTCGATTAGGATAAATAATACCCTTCCTGTTCTATCTAAAGCGGTTTATTGCCAACAAGGACGTGCCCTTCCTTCCTCTGCTACAATGTAAGGTATGACTACGGCTTCCATGGCGgtgttttagaaaaaaaaaaaaaaaaaaaacagaggagaaggaggaggaggggaggcgaggagaaggggggtggggaggggtgcTATAACGCCTACTCTGAAACGCAAACCAGCATGAGGGCAGGCAGGATTCACAAAAGGACAGGATGTTGTTGATTTGTACCGAAACCACACGGAGGAAATGAGTGTGAATTTCCCTTCTCCCTGAcatcccagtgtgtgtgtgtgtgtgtgtgtgtgtgtgtttccctgcgacaccccccccaccccaccccagctTGGGGCTTTTAACCAGTCAAAGGTTAACAGTTGCCCCATTATCCGTTTGCAcacatcaccatggcaaccactaCACCTCCAAATTGGGATTACTGTTTTGGagaaagctgcagagacagagaaagaaagagggagaaaaggtgtttaatttatttatgtcTGGATGAATAAGGGTTAAGTTATTGTCTATACACTGTCCCATTCATCTCTGTAAAAACAATCAAGtttaaacaaatgaattttaaaCAATAGCTCCTGATCAATTGCAATCGCAAATGTAAAAATCACTGTCAACATTTACATCGATGAGTCtagtagtttatttttattgcataaTTGTGAGTTTAAAGGGACTTTATTACACTTGATTGTGCTTTCCATCCCATAATATCACAATAAT
The DNA window shown above is from Lates calcarifer isolate ASB-BC8 linkage group LG20, TLL_Latcal_v3, whole genome shotgun sequence and carries:
- the spry4 gene encoding protein sprouty homolog 4 gives rise to the protein MESRVPHHIPGVSSSLISQPLLDSRVPYGRLQHPLTIYPIDQIKSSHVENDYIDSPAVVSQQPPSQKSVNRRITWLGQNQEAFLGANHNHHHNHQHQHHQQGRCEPHPHQDTTTHPWISFSGRPSSISSSSSTSSDQRLLDHAAPTPTVDHNPNLHPHQGPFNTVTTRTPGCFTSSESKVLTSSSSASSCSSSSKSLDLKSAKVPAGGVCSTGGQQGLVLIPSSPAEKKHLLLCEHCGKCRCTECTLPRTLPSCWVCNQECLCSAQSLVDTATCMCLVKGIFYHCTEDEDDEGSCADKPCSCSQANCCARWSFMAALSLVLPCLVCYLPAMGLAKLGQKCYDNVSRPGCRCKNLQGGLSVPVCKNGGVEAKVGKLEKQQQAS